One Brevibacillus choshinensis genomic window carries:
- a CDS encoding homoserine dehydrogenase, with protein sequence MEKQIIKLGLMGFGTVGTGVVRLVQAHQEDLQKQTGLGIEITKILVQDAEKSRNIGSMEGKLTTDPAELLEDPEIEVIVEVIGGIHPAKDFILGALERGKHVVTANKDLMALHGAEILNKAQEKGCDVFYEASVAGGIPILRALVEGFSSDRITKMMGIVNGTTNYILSKMSQEGAEYADVLKEAQALGYAEANPTSDVEGFDAARKMAILATLGFRVPMKLEDVDVKGISSVSKEDIAYGKQLGYEVKLLGLARRDDEAIEVSVQPTLIPKTHPLASVNGVFNAVYVHGEAVGETMFYGPGAGELPTATAVVSDLVTVVKNRKLGVNGRGMVAPYKEKVLKDDSQKLSKYFLRIVVADKRGVLAQITQLLADKNISLEQVIQQPYNTNGEAEIIMITHMSSKSDMDNVLSYMEKMDIVTKVNSCYRVEGGDQK encoded by the coding sequence ATGGAGAAGCAAATCATCAAGCTGGGGTTAATGGGATTCGGAACAGTGGGTACGGGTGTCGTCCGCCTTGTCCAGGCACATCAGGAAGACCTGCAAAAACAGACCGGCCTTGGCATTGAAATTACCAAAATCCTCGTTCAGGATGCCGAGAAGTCTCGCAACATCGGATCGATGGAAGGCAAGCTGACTACGGATCCGGCTGAGCTGCTGGAAGATCCGGAGATTGAAGTGATCGTGGAAGTCATCGGGGGCATTCATCCAGCGAAGGATTTCATTCTGGGTGCATTGGAGCGGGGCAAGCATGTCGTCACCGCCAATAAAGATCTGATGGCCTTGCATGGTGCGGAAATCTTGAATAAAGCTCAGGAAAAAGGCTGTGACGTGTTCTACGAAGCGAGCGTAGCCGGGGGGATCCCGATCCTTCGTGCGCTGGTCGAAGGGTTCTCCTCTGATCGCATCACGAAAATGATGGGAATCGTCAACGGCACGACCAACTATATTTTGAGCAAAATGAGTCAGGAAGGCGCGGAATACGCAGACGTCCTGAAGGAAGCGCAGGCACTGGGCTATGCGGAAGCTAACCCAACATCGGATGTCGAAGGCTTCGATGCTGCACGGAAAATGGCCATTCTGGCTACGCTGGGCTTCCGTGTTCCGATGAAGCTGGAAGATGTCGATGTAAAAGGGATCAGCTCAGTGAGCAAGGAAGATATCGCGTACGGCAAACAGCTTGGATACGAAGTCAAGCTGCTGGGACTCGCCCGTCGCGATGATGAAGCAATCGAGGTCAGCGTACAGCCGACCTTGATTCCGAAGACACACCCGCTGGCGTCTGTGAATGGAGTGTTCAATGCGGTATACGTTCATGGGGAAGCGGTGGGTGAGACCATGTTCTACGGACCGGGTGCAGGGGAACTGCCGACAGCTACCGCAGTTGTCTCTGATTTGGTGACAGTCGTAAAAAACCGGAAGCTCGGTGTAAATGGCCGGGGAATGGTTGCTCCTTACAAAGAAAAGGTGCTGAAGGATGACAGTCAAAAATTGTCCAAATATTTCCTCCGTATTGTCGTAGCGGACAAACGCGGTGTACTGGCACAAATCACCCAGCTCTTGGCGGACAAAAACATCTCACTGGAGCAAGTGATCCAACAGCCATATAACACCAACGGAGAAGCGGAAATCATCATGATCACGCATATGTCTTCGAAGAGCGACATGGACAATGTCCTGTCCTATATGGAAAAAATGGATATCGTGACGAAAGTGAACAGCTGCTACCGTGTAGAAGGGGGAGACCAAAAATGA
- the thrB gene encoding homoserine kinase: MNGNLVRVTIPASTANLGPGFDALGLAFQLYSVVEMQKSEQTTIELVGKELQGTPADKSNLLYQIAAQLFEKAGLPVPELAIRASSDAPLTRGLGSSAAAIVGALVAANQLAGEPFTRDQLFEMATRLEGHPDNVGASMFGGIVVATMPEIADAPIPFIRLSPPVGLQALVVIPEFPLSTEKARNVLPQVYSKQDVVYNVGHSSLLVAALAQGRLDLLGQAMGDRLHQPYRAELVPGLKDILDGATAHGALGAALSGAGPTILCFFSTEEEREQLQEFVDRVMNGHGISYRVMILQPDEHGVQVEIHQT; encoded by the coding sequence ATGAATGGAAACCTAGTTCGGGTCACCATTCCGGCCAGTACTGCGAATCTGGGTCCAGGGTTTGATGCTCTGGGCCTGGCTTTTCAGTTGTATTCGGTCGTTGAAATGCAGAAGAGCGAACAAACGACAATCGAGCTGGTCGGCAAGGAATTGCAAGGCACTCCTGCGGACAAAAGCAACTTGCTCTATCAAATCGCTGCGCAGCTTTTTGAAAAGGCGGGATTGCCTGTTCCTGAGCTGGCCATTCGTGCTTCCAGTGATGCACCGCTCACACGTGGACTCGGGAGCAGTGCTGCAGCGATCGTAGGTGCACTGGTCGCGGCCAACCAACTGGCCGGGGAGCCGTTCACGCGCGACCAGCTGTTTGAAATGGCGACGAGACTGGAGGGACACCCTGACAATGTGGGAGCGTCCATGTTCGGAGGGATCGTTGTGGCTACGATGCCGGAAATCGCAGACGCACCGATTCCATTCATTCGCCTCTCGCCGCCGGTTGGCCTGCAGGCGCTTGTGGTGATTCCCGAATTTCCGTTATCCACGGAAAAAGCGCGAAACGTCTTGCCGCAGGTGTACAGTAAGCAGGATGTTGTATATAATGTTGGTCATAGCAGTCTGCTTGTGGCCGCATTGGCACAAGGCAGGCTGGACCTGTTGGGACAAGCGATGGGGGATCGGCTGCATCAGCCGTACCGCGCAGAGCTTGTTCCTGGCCTGAAAGACATCCTGGATGGAGCGACAGCCCACGGAGCATTAGGTGCAGCGTTGAGTGGTGCCGGCCCGACGATCCTATGCTTCTTCTCTACGGAGGAGGAGAGAGAGCAGCTGCAAGAGTTCGTTGACAGGGTGATGAACGGGCACGGCATCTCGTACCGTGTAATGATACTGCAGCCGGACGAACATGGCGTACAGGTCGAAATCCATCAGACATAG
- a CDS encoding Rne/Rng family ribonuclease, with product MRQVAISGSGGKLRAAWLQEGRLREYRTESEGTEVHAGDFFSGRVADVLPGIQSAFVDIGSGQNAYLYVDDAVPRSGAAGKPNISERVQVGEKVIVQVSKEATEMKAPKVTTRVSLQGRYLVYLPLEAGVSVSRKITDGTVRQHLIETLTAWLSPGEGAIVRTEAADAAQGRLSEELAYLKKRWKDTQARAEKLPHPGFVSRDLTMLESVIRDLLAQGVEEVLVEHGPTFQAAKEVMQIFAGEGMDKLRLYQGTEPLFAHLGIEAQLQYALQRQVPLKSGGHLVIDRTEAMTVIDVNTGAFTGKGGQQREQAITQANLEAAAEIALQLRLRDIGGIIIIDFIDMKEAANKERVLAALKRELARDPVPSTVLGITALGLVEMTRKRVRASLAERLTEPCDACDGCGRVWSVDELQHQLWQEVSSLAKGQEAEAVLLELPERLYRVMSEMDGDQLKKWPARLFLRSSSERGADQYRILYAGRQEEAARLYGKQS from the coding sequence GTGAGACAGGTAGCGATCAGTGGGAGCGGAGGAAAGCTGCGCGCAGCATGGCTCCAGGAAGGACGCTTGCGCGAGTACCGAACCGAAAGCGAGGGAACGGAAGTACACGCGGGAGATTTCTTCTCCGGCAGAGTTGCGGACGTCCTGCCTGGGATTCAGTCTGCTTTCGTAGACATTGGCAGCGGTCAGAATGCGTACCTGTATGTGGATGACGCGGTGCCGAGAAGCGGCGCTGCGGGAAAGCCGAACATCAGCGAGCGGGTTCAGGTCGGGGAAAAAGTCATTGTACAAGTAAGCAAAGAAGCAACGGAGATGAAAGCGCCAAAAGTGACCACACGCGTCAGTCTGCAGGGCAGATACCTTGTCTATCTCCCGCTGGAAGCTGGGGTGTCTGTCTCGCGAAAGATCACGGACGGAACCGTCAGGCAGCACCTCATCGAGACGCTCACGGCTTGGCTTTCACCAGGGGAGGGTGCGATCGTCAGGACGGAAGCGGCGGATGCAGCACAGGGCAGACTCTCTGAGGAGCTCGCTTATTTGAAAAAGCGGTGGAAAGATACTCAGGCCCGGGCAGAGAAGCTTCCTCATCCGGGCTTTGTCAGTCGTGACCTGACGATGCTGGAATCCGTCATCCGGGACTTGCTAGCGCAGGGTGTAGAGGAAGTGCTGGTGGAGCATGGCCCTACCTTTCAAGCGGCAAAGGAAGTCATGCAGATCTTCGCTGGCGAAGGTATGGACAAGCTTCGGTTGTATCAGGGAACGGAGCCTTTGTTTGCCCATCTGGGGATCGAGGCCCAGCTTCAGTACGCGCTGCAGCGGCAAGTCCCGTTAAAGAGCGGCGGACACTTGGTCATCGATCGCACAGAAGCCATGACAGTGATTGACGTCAACACCGGCGCTTTCACAGGGAAGGGCGGTCAGCAAAGGGAGCAGGCGATCACACAGGCGAATCTGGAAGCGGCGGCGGAGATTGCCCTGCAGCTTAGGCTGCGAGATATCGGCGGCATCATCATCATCGATTTCATTGATATGAAGGAAGCGGCAAACAAAGAGCGGGTTTTGGCTGCGTTGAAGCGAGAGCTCGCACGTGACCCAGTGCCGTCCACCGTGCTCGGGATTACGGCTCTCGGTCTCGTCGAAATGACACGCAAACGGGTGCGGGCAAGCCTGGCAGAGAGACTGACAGAACCGTGCGATGCGTGTGATGGCTGCGGCAGAGTGTGGTCAGTGGACGAGCTGCAGCATCAGCTATGGCAGGAGGTATCATCCCTGGCAAAAGGGCAGGAGGCAGAAGCCGTGCTGCTGGAGCTGCCAGAGCGACTCTATCGCGTCATGAGCGAGATGGACGGCGATCAGCTCAAAAAGTGGCCCGCGAGACTGTTCCTGCGTTCCTCATCGGAGCGAGGAGCGGATCAATACCGGATATTGTATGCCGGTCGCCAGGAAGAGGCGGCGCGCTTGTACGGAAAACAATCGTAA
- a CDS encoding Spo0B C-terminal domain-containing protein, with amino-acid sequence MRDERRLFTHQTDQLLTVLNRQRHDWLNHVQVLLGYLHMNRTEQGEAHLKRIAEMAMQESMIARLNSSLLSVFFLTFNALNKEMLLEVEVCNQVDLTDMALDEQQLFQLMSEILCTVNDHVDPDGYEPASMQLSLAADERGVHFRFDLAGKLCASGLEELEKLIRKSEQSTVEVTEWIHTEEEWILALLIPFA; translated from the coding sequence ATGAGGGACGAGCGGAGGCTGTTTACACATCAGACTGACCAGCTGCTTACCGTACTGAACCGGCAGCGGCATGACTGGTTGAACCACGTTCAGGTTCTGCTCGGCTATTTGCATATGAACCGTACTGAACAGGGAGAAGCGCACTTGAAACGCATTGCGGAGATGGCTATGCAGGAAAGCATGATCGCCCGCTTGAACAGCTCTCTGTTGTCTGTTTTCTTCTTGACATTTAATGCGCTGAATAAGGAAATGCTGCTGGAAGTGGAAGTGTGTAATCAGGTGGATCTCACGGACATGGCACTGGATGAGCAGCAGTTGTTTCAGCTGATGTCAGAGATATTATGCACAGTGAACGATCACGTAGACCCGGATGGCTACGAGCCCGCAAGCATGCAGCTTTCCTTGGCAGCGGACGAACGTGGCGTTCATTTTCGCTTTGACCTGGCCGGGAAGTTATGTGCATCCGGATTGGAAGAACTGGAAAAACTGATACGTAAAAGTGAGCAGAGTACGGTGGAAGTCACCGAGTGGATACATACGGAAGAAGAATGGATCTTGGCCTTGCTGATTCCATTCGCGTAA
- a CDS encoding PilZ domain-containing protein, whose protein sequence is MTDVPSLTPFLTDKRLQRGAVLPMMISKQVKTPVQVMVEHVKSGYLVVSTEVKAETRTELIGSTVRIRWETESAINTIDLEVVQEQMLWPIKLLGLIPIAIGVEIASSAKRGILPPDTMIKVPYKVMGARPIEEKGEAVLLKFSPTRLMLGTEGYVSKGDFLHLSFVIPHQNVEVVGMAKVVEKTFQDTQAVLELIFTDIHDKHHQQIKDYYKKLSTAASS, encoded by the coding sequence ATGACTGACGTTCCATCTCTTACTCCTTTTTTGACGGATAAACGGCTCCAGCGTGGCGCTGTATTGCCCATGATGATCTCCAAGCAAGTGAAGACTCCCGTTCAAGTGATGGTGGAACATGTCAAAAGTGGATACCTTGTCGTTTCCACCGAGGTAAAGGCAGAGACACGGACCGAACTGATTGGCTCGACCGTTCGCATCAGATGGGAGACGGAATCGGCGATCAACACCATTGATCTGGAAGTGGTCCAGGAGCAGATGCTGTGGCCGATCAAGCTATTGGGACTGATCCCGATCGCAATCGGCGTAGAGATTGCATCAAGTGCGAAGCGGGGCATTCTTCCTCCTGATACGATGATCAAAGTGCCCTATAAAGTGATGGGGGCACGTCCGATCGAAGAAAAGGGAGAGGCTGTCCTGCTCAAATTTTCGCCTACCCGGCTCATGCTCGGCACAGAGGGCTACGTTTCAAAAGGCGACTTTCTGCATCTGTCCTTTGTGATTCCTCATCAAAATGTTGAGGTCGTTGGGATGGCCAAAGTCGTCGAAAAGACCTTCCAAGACACACAGGCTGTCTTGGAATTGATATTCACGGATATTCACGACAAGCATCATCAACAGATCAAGGATTACTATAAAAAGCTGTCGACTGCCGCTTCTTCCTGA
- a CDS encoding ACT domain-containing protein — protein MKREEKFYLIRSDILPESIVKTIEAKKMLESGEVDTVNEAVDRVGLSRSAFYKYKDGIFPFNSMMSETIMTITFALEHTSGYLSRVLMYMAEQGGNVLTINQTIPLQGIASISMSVDMAHTKVSSTEFLDGLQQIPGVRRAMIVGRG, from the coding sequence ATGAAACGGGAAGAAAAGTTTTACTTGATTCGATCCGACATCCTGCCCGAATCAATCGTGAAGACGATTGAAGCCAAAAAAATGCTGGAGTCCGGCGAAGTGGATACGGTGAATGAAGCGGTCGATCGAGTGGGGTTGAGCAGAAGTGCTTTTTATAAATACAAAGATGGCATTTTTCCATTCAACTCCATGATGAGTGAAACCATCATGACAATCACCTTTGCCCTGGAGCATACGTCCGGTTATCTTTCCAGAGTACTGATGTATATGGCAGAGCAGGGCGGAAACGTGTTGACCATCAATCAAACCATTCCGTTGCAAGGAATCGCTTCGATCTCCATGTCAGTCGATATGGCGCATACGAAAGTATCCAGTACGGAATTTTTAGATGGCTTGCAGCAAATACCCGGCGTGCGCAGAGCGATGATCGTGGGTCGGGGCTAG
- a CDS encoding DUF1641 domain-containing protein, translating into MSQTTTQQAEAANTATLAPEQMDVLDQLMKPEIQESLTVLVANLPKLAEMTTILTKTYDLVQTVANDHVLIEDLKGGMEEFVKPIQDKAKGIAQAAIEANDRSHVETSTIGLFGMLKMLKDPQVQKTLRFAQAFLEVLAERQQDKR; encoded by the coding sequence ATGTCACAAACAACCACGCAACAAGCTGAAGCAGCAAACACAGCGACTTTGGCACCCGAGCAAATGGATGTGCTCGATCAGTTGATGAAACCGGAAATTCAAGAATCGTTAACTGTATTGGTGGCAAATCTGCCCAAGCTGGCAGAAATGACAACCATCTTGACCAAGACGTACGATCTGGTCCAAACAGTAGCAAATGATCATGTCCTGATTGAAGACCTCAAGGGCGGAATGGAAGAGTTCGTAAAACCGATCCAAGATAAAGCCAAAGGAATCGCACAAGCTGCAATCGAAGCCAACGATCGTTCGCATGTTGAAACGTCGACTATTGGTTTGTTTGGCATGCTCAAAATGCTGAAGGATCCGCAAGTGCAAAAAACCTTGCGTTTCGCTCAAGCATTCCTGGAAGTTTTGGCTGAGCGCCAGCAAGATAAACGCTAA
- the obgE gene encoding GTPase ObgE: MFVDQVKIYVKGGDGGNGAVSFRREKYVPLGGPAGGDGGRGGDVVFVVDEGLRTLVDFRYQKHFKAPRGEHGRNKGQHGAGSEDMFVRVPPGTTVIDDDTKEVIADLVEHGQQAVIAKGGRGGRGNMRFANASNPAPHISENGEPGQERYILMELKLIADVGLVGYPSVGKSTLLSSVSAAKPKIAPYHFTTITPNLGVVAVGEDSFVMADLPGLIEGAHEGVGLGHQFLRHVERTRLIVHVIDMAGVDGRDPYEDYLQINRELKLYNLKLEERPQIVVANKMDVPEAHENLARFKEKVPGVTVYEISAATREGVQELMYAISDLLATIPDKPAVEEVAEVEERVVFKAEKEPDPFEITRDNEVFVISGDKIEKLVRMTNLNSYDAAQRFAKIMRSMGVDEALRRHGARDGDTVRIGKLEFDFVE; the protein is encoded by the coding sequence ATGTTTGTCGATCAGGTAAAGATTTATGTGAAAGGCGGGGACGGTGGTAACGGAGCCGTCTCCTTTCGTCGGGAGAAGTACGTCCCGTTAGGAGGACCAGCCGGTGGCGATGGCGGACGCGGCGGAGATGTCGTGTTCGTGGTGGATGAAGGGTTGCGCACACTGGTAGATTTCCGCTACCAAAAGCACTTCAAGGCACCGCGTGGCGAGCATGGCCGCAACAAAGGCCAGCACGGTGCTGGATCCGAAGACATGTTTGTGCGTGTGCCCCCGGGAACGACGGTCATTGATGATGATACCAAGGAAGTGATCGCCGACTTGGTGGAGCACGGTCAGCAGGCTGTCATCGCAAAAGGAGGACGCGGCGGAAGAGGAAACATGCGCTTTGCCAATGCATCCAACCCAGCTCCGCACATCTCCGAAAATGGAGAGCCTGGACAGGAGCGCTACATTCTGATGGAGCTGAAGCTGATTGCCGATGTAGGGCTGGTAGGCTATCCGAGCGTAGGGAAATCAACCCTTCTCTCCAGTGTGAGTGCTGCCAAGCCGAAAATTGCGCCGTATCACTTTACAACCATTACACCGAATCTCGGTGTCGTGGCGGTGGGGGAAGACAGCTTCGTCATGGCGGACTTGCCGGGATTGATCGAAGGAGCTCATGAAGGAGTCGGACTGGGACACCAGTTTTTGCGTCACGTCGAGCGCACACGTCTGATCGTGCACGTGATTGACATGGCGGGTGTGGATGGACGAGATCCGTACGAGGATTACCTGCAAATCAACCGCGAGCTCAAGCTGTACAACTTGAAGCTGGAGGAACGCCCGCAAATCGTGGTGGCCAACAAAATGGACGTACCGGAAGCGCATGAGAATCTGGCGCGCTTCAAAGAAAAAGTGCCAGGCGTCACCGTCTACGAAATATCTGCTGCGACCCGAGAAGGCGTGCAGGAATTGATGTACGCCATTTCCGATCTGCTCGCGACCATTCCGGACAAGCCAGCTGTGGAAGAAGTGGCAGAAGTGGAAGAGCGTGTCGTGTTCAAAGCAGAAAAAGAACCGGATCCATTTGAGATTACGCGCGACAACGAAGTGTTCGTGATCAGCGGCGACAAGATTGAAAAGCTGGTGCGCATGACCAACCTGAACAGCTACGATGCGGCACAGCGATTTGCCAAGATCATGCGCAGCATGGGAGTGGACGAAGCCCTTCGCAGACACGGCGCCCGTGATGGCGACACTGTTCGCATCGGTAAGCTTGAGTTTGATTTCGTGGAGTGA
- a CDS encoding NAD(P)/FAD-dependent oxidoreductase yields MAKHILILGGGYGGLLSALTARKYMTAEEAVITVVNRFPSHQIITELHRLAVGNLSEQNVALPLERLLRGKDINLVIDTVEKIGLDSQRVTLASGESIKYDALVVALGSETAFFGIPGLQEHSFTLKSVNEANRLRAHIEERIVAYKASKNKADATFVVGGGGLTGIELVGEFADMLPNLCHKHGVDFADVSMYCVEAGPSILAGFAPELVERAKTSLEKRGVTFLTGVPVTEMKETTVFLKDGNTIETKTMVWTGGVQGNHVVAESGIEVNRGRATVTEFLQSTSHPEVFLAGDSAVVMGPEGRPYPPTAQLAWQMGEVVGYNLFAHFNGSKMETFVPVFSGTLGSLGRKDAIGTIGASQIKLKGTPASLMKEASNIRYLSHINGLSSLAY; encoded by the coding sequence ATGGCGAAGCATATTTTGATTTTGGGCGGCGGTTACGGCGGACTCTTGAGCGCACTGACTGCCCGTAAATACATGACAGCTGAAGAAGCTGTAATCACGGTTGTAAACCGTTTTCCTTCTCACCAAATCATCACCGAACTGCACCGTTTGGCAGTAGGGAACCTGTCTGAACAAAACGTAGCTCTTCCTCTGGAAAGACTGCTGCGTGGAAAAGACATCAACCTCGTCATCGACACCGTAGAAAAAATTGGCCTGGATTCCCAGCGCGTTACATTGGCTAGCGGCGAGTCCATCAAATACGATGCGCTGGTCGTTGCACTGGGCAGCGAAACCGCATTCTTCGGTATCCCAGGGCTGCAGGAGCACAGCTTCACGCTGAAATCCGTGAATGAAGCAAACCGTCTCCGCGCACACATCGAAGAGCGCATTGTAGCTTACAAAGCAAGCAAAAACAAAGCAGATGCTACTTTTGTCGTTGGCGGCGGCGGTCTGACTGGTATCGAATTGGTCGGGGAATTTGCTGACATGCTGCCAAACCTGTGCCACAAGCACGGGGTAGATTTCGCAGATGTTTCGATGTACTGCGTAGAAGCAGGCCCTTCCATTTTGGCTGGTTTTGCTCCTGAACTGGTTGAGCGTGCGAAAACAAGCCTGGAAAAACGCGGTGTAACCTTCCTGACAGGCGTGCCTGTAACCGAAATGAAGGAGACCACTGTATTCCTGAAGGATGGCAACACCATCGAGACCAAAACCATGGTTTGGACAGGTGGGGTACAAGGAAACCACGTAGTAGCTGAATCCGGTATCGAAGTGAACCGTGGACGCGCGACGGTGACCGAGTTCCTGCAATCCACTTCCCACCCGGAAGTGTTCCTCGCAGGTGACAGCGCAGTGGTGATGGGCCCAGAAGGTCGTCCATACCCTCCAACTGCTCAGCTGGCATGGCAAATGGGCGAAGTGGTTGGTTACAATCTCTTTGCTCATTTCAACGGCTCCAAAATGGAAACCTTCGTACCTGTATTCTCCGGTACACTGGGCAGCCTGGGACGCAAAGATGCGATCGGTACCATCGGTGCCAGCCAAATCAAGCTGAAAGGCACGCCTGCATCCTTGATGAAAGAAGCAAGTAACATTCGTTACCTGTCTCACATCAACGGACTGTCTTCTTTGGCTTATTAA
- a CDS encoding ribosomal-processing cysteine protease Prp has product MISVKVQRNEQNEIEAITVSGHANAGRHGSDIVCSAVSAVSMGTINAADLLLNSDPDVQLAEKDGGFLKWNVRPVDDQLASEKQQLLAESMVVSLLMIAESYGKYVTVHDTKWQGGV; this is encoded by the coding sequence ATGATTTCCGTAAAAGTGCAAAGAAATGAGCAAAATGAGATTGAAGCCATTACCGTTTCGGGACATGCCAATGCAGGAAGGCATGGTTCAGACATCGTCTGCTCCGCCGTTTCCGCAGTCAGCATGGGGACGATTAATGCCGCAGATCTTTTGCTCAATAGTGATCCGGATGTTCAGCTCGCAGAAAAGGACGGAGGCTTCCTGAAATGGAATGTCCGACCTGTTGATGACCAGCTCGCTTCTGAAAAGCAGCAGCTTTTGGCTGAGAGCATGGTTGTCTCTCTGCTCATGATCGCTGAATCATACGGAAAATACGTTACGGTTCATGATACAAAATGGCAAGGAGGTGTCTGA
- the rplU gene encoding 50S ribosomal protein L21, producing the protein MYAIIETGGKQYKVEEGSVLFIEKLAGNEGEAVTFDQVLLVSKDGKVTAGAPTVAGATVTGKVEKHGKQAKIIVYKYKAKKNYRRKQGHRQPFTKVVIEKINA; encoded by the coding sequence GTGTACGCAATTATCGAAACCGGTGGAAAGCAATACAAAGTTGAAGAGGGTTCTGTTCTCTTCATCGAGAAACTGGCTGGCAACGAAGGTGAAGCTGTTACTTTTGACCAAGTTCTGCTCGTGAGCAAGGACGGCAAAGTAACTGCAGGAGCTCCTACAGTTGCTGGTGCTACGGTAACTGGTAAAGTAGAAAAACACGGTAAACAAGCTAAAATTATCGTGTACAAATACAAAGCCAAGAAAAACTACCGTCGCAAACAAGGTCATCGTCAACCATTCACTAAAGTTGTGATTGAAAAAATCAACGCTTAA
- the thrC gene encoding threonine synthase — translation MSNDRQTGILARYREFLPVTDKTPLVSLHEGNTPLIHAPNLSKQLGLELYVKYEGLNPTGSFKDRGMVMAVAKAVEEGSTTIMCASTGNTSAAAAAYAARCGLRCIVLIPSGNIALGKLAQAIAYGAEVIAIDGNFDEALNIVREITANEPITLVNSVNPYRIEGQKSAAFEVCDALGDAPDILAIPVGNAGNITAYWKGFKEYKAAGKSSSLPRMFGFQAAGAAPLVHGEPVPHPETVATAIRIGNPASKDGALNAISESNGLIDSVTDEEILQAYQLLAKSEGVFCEPASAASLAGIIKKKEQGKLPKGAKVACVLTGNGLKDPNIALGLVGEEPRSVPATREAVMALVSQKGSEVRS, via the coding sequence ATGAGTAACGACCGTCAAACAGGCATCCTAGCACGTTACCGGGAATTTCTCCCGGTAACAGACAAAACTCCTCTCGTCAGCCTGCACGAAGGGAATACGCCACTCATCCATGCGCCTAATCTTTCCAAGCAGCTAGGCCTAGAGCTTTATGTGAAATACGAAGGCCTGAATCCAACTGGTTCCTTTAAAGACCGTGGAATGGTGATGGCGGTTGCCAAAGCGGTGGAAGAAGGCAGCACGACGATCATGTGCGCTTCAACTGGAAACACCTCTGCTGCCGCAGCCGCTTATGCCGCACGCTGCGGATTGCGCTGCATCGTGTTGATCCCGAGCGGCAATATTGCATTGGGCAAGCTGGCCCAAGCCATCGCGTACGGAGCGGAAGTCATCGCCATCGACGGCAACTTTGACGAAGCCCTGAATATTGTTCGGGAAATAACGGCAAATGAGCCGATCACCCTGGTGAACTCAGTGAATCCATATCGGATTGAAGGCCAAAAGTCCGCCGCTTTCGAAGTGTGCGATGCCTTGGGCGATGCACCTGACATTCTGGCGATTCCCGTAGGAAATGCGGGCAATATCACAGCTTACTGGAAAGGCTTTAAAGAATACAAAGCTGCAGGCAAATCTTCCAGCCTGCCACGGATGTTTGGTTTTCAGGCGGCAGGAGCGGCTCCTCTGGTACATGGTGAGCCTGTCCCGCATCCAGAGACAGTCGCGACGGCGATCCGCATCGGCAACCCTGCCAGCAAGGATGGCGCGCTGAATGCGATCAGCGAGTCCAATGGATTGATTGACAGTGTAACGGATGAAGAAATTCTTCAAGCGTACCAATTGCTCGCAAAAAGCGAAGGCGTCTTCTGCGAGCCAGCTTCAGCCGCATCCTTGGCAGGGATCATCAAGAAAAAGGAGCAGGGCAAGCTGCCTAAAGGGGCGAAAGTCGCATGCGTACTGACCGGCAACGGTTTGAAGGACCCGAACATCGCGCTGGGGCTCGTGGGAGAAGAGCCGCGTTCGGTACCAGCTACTCGTGAGGCAGTCATGGCGCTGGTGAGCCAAAAAGGGAGTGAAGTGCGGTCATGA
- the rpmA gene encoding 50S ribosomal protein L27, with translation MNFRFPVDLQFFASKKGVGSTKNGRDSISKRLGVKRGDGQFVTAGNILVRQRGTKIYPGANVMKGGDDTLFATADGVVRFKRLGRDRKQVVIEPVASEA, from the coding sequence ATGAACTTTCGTTTTCCTGTAGACCTACAGTTCTTCGCTTCGAAGAAAGGGGTAGGTTCCACAAAGAACGGTCGCGATTCCATTTCCAAACGTCTGGGAGTGAAACGTGGTGACGGTCAATTCGTTACAGCTGGTAACATCCTCGTTCGCCAACGCGGTACGAAGATTTACCCAGGTGCTAACGTAATGAAGGGCGGAGACGACACTCTGTTTGCAACTGCAGACGGCGTTGTTCGTTTCAAACGTCTGGGCCGCGATCGCAAACAAGTTGTGATCGAACCAGTAGCTTCTGAAGCGTAA